The DNA window ATCGAATATAAGGCAAAATCAAAAGCAGACAAATTGAAAAATATGCCGTGAGTCGTATTATAACATATAGTGCGAAAACCGCAACGCAATTTTTCGGGTGCTGACAAACATGCGGATATTGACATATTCTATGGAATATGATAAAATCAAAAACCGCGATAGGGAGAGCGCATACGGTTTTACCGATGCAAATCTTTCAGTCGCTGTAAAATACGGAGAGGTATCGAAGAGGTCATAACGGGGCTGACTCGAAATCAGTTTGGGGGCAACTCCACGTGGGTTCGAATCCCACCCTCTCCGCCAAAAAGCCGGTAACGCAAGTTAACCGGTTTTTTTATTGTTAGCAATTTTTTCCGAATGGCATCTTTTAATGTACTCCTTTTATTGCGCTTTATGTATATTTGTGATATAATATATTTGGGTAAAATGACGAAAAAGAATTCGGATCATTTGCCCGGAGCATTTGATTATGCCAAACGACATATAATTTGGCTCGGAAACCTTTGAAAGGGGTGTTTTTTTATGGGACCCATGATCTGGATATGGGCGGGCATTTTTGTGGTCACGCTTCTCATCGAAGGCGCAACTGTCAGCTTGGTCAGCATTTGGTTCGCTGCCGGCGCTCTGGTCGCCGGTGTCGCAACCTTGTTCGGCGCGCAGCTGTGGCTTCAGCTCGTCTTGTTCATCGTGGTCTCCGGCGCAACTTTAACGGCGACACGGCCTTTAATGCGTAAAATGCGCGGCAAAAAGGAACCGACCAATGCGGACCGCAACATCGGCGCAGAAGCGGTTGTTTTAACACCGATTGAACCGCATACATTGGGCACAGTCAATGTTAACGGGCTTGTCTGGAACGCAGTCGATGTGGACGGCGGAAACATTCCCGCCGGCGAAGTCGTCATCGTCAAACACATCCAAGGCACAAAACTGCTCGTTAAAAAACAATCATAACCCACGAATCATGAGAAGAAAACAGTCATAACAGACAGGAGGATTACTTATGATCTTTGCAGCAATCGGTGTCGGCGGAAGCGTCGCAATCGCAATTATCGCTCTTTTCGTTCTGATCGTTCTGGTATCGAATATCAAAGTCGTGCCGCAGGCACATGCTTATGTCATCGAACGCCTCGGTGCTTATCACACAACTTGGGAAACCGGTCTGCACGCCAAAATCCCGTTCTTTGATAAAATTTCGAAAAAGGTCTCGCTGAAAGAACGCATTGCCGACTTCCCGCCGCAGCCCGTCATCACCAAGGATAACGTCACCATGCAGATCGACACCGTCGTCTACTTCCAGGTGACCGACCCGAAACTGTTCTCCTACGGCGTTGAAAACCCGATGATGGCCATCGAAACGCTGGCGGCGACGACCCTGCGCAACATCATCGGCGAATTGGAACTCGACCAGACTCTGACTTCCCGTGACACCATCAACGCCAAGATCCGTGTGATTTTGGACGTCGCGACCGACCCGTGGGGCATCAAAGTTAACCGCGTCGAGCTCAAGAACATCCTGCCG is part of the Oscillospiraceae bacterium genome and encodes:
- a CDS encoding NfeD family protein, whose product is MGPMIWIWAGIFVVTLLIEGATVSLVSIWFAAGALVAGVATLFGAQLWLQLVLFIVVSGATLTATRPLMRKMRGKKEPTNADRNIGAEAVVLTPIEPHTLGTVNVNGLVWNAVDVDGGNIPAGEVVIVKHIQGTKLLVKKQS
- a CDS encoding SPFH domain-containing protein — translated: MIFAAIGVGGSVAIAIIALFVLIVLVSNIKVVPQAHAYVIERLGAYHTTWETGLHAKIPFFDKISKKVSLKERIADFPPQPVITKDNVTMQIDTVVYFQVTDPKLFSYGVENPMMAIETLAATTLRNIIGELELDQTLTSRDTINAKIRVILDVATDPWGIKVNRVELKNILPPKEIQNAMERQMKAERERREAILRAEGEKNAAILVAEGQKQSVILSAEADKQSKILAAEAEKEKKIREAEGEAEAILKVQSALADGIKMLNESAPSQQVIALKSLEALTKVGQGSSTKIIIPSEIQSLAGLATSVKELMKE